A single window of Methylobacterium nodulans ORS 2060 DNA harbors:
- a CDS encoding ABC transporter substrate-binding protein, which produces MTIRHVLSAALAGTLLAAAAPRCAAADGLSVALLTQRTGPAAVTGEALANGFSDYFTMLNQRDRGIGGQRIAVAECETGGSVERGLSCYEAAKAQGVVAVNPGGADLALALLNASAADRIPLVTVAAGPSVTALGRIFPYAFAPPATVWDGLSIALAYLIDELDGPENLQGRRIAYLHRDSAAGRDPVRMLEGLAEEFGFSLRSYALPDAPEGKAADVWRAAKAASPDYLLLDGSAGFAGDPVTDAAAAGIPLGRVIALGGPGIEALRRAGPAAKGFKEITWHAATDSFPAFDQMDLLVIDAGLSRTEKDRATGLLYNRGVYAAVVMAEGIRNAQRLAGRRIVDGDAVQRGLEAVNLDGARWKELGLTGFAASLRLSCTNHSGHLAGFVLEWNGAKWVQVSDKIAPLRQRLRPRLDSAATEFVARAATETGQPWPERPAPCDRT; this is translated from the coding sequence ATGACGATCCGCCACGTGCTGAGCGCCGCTCTCGCCGGGACCCTGCTCGCCGCGGCGGCCCCGCGCTGCGCAGCGGCGGACGGTCTCTCCGTGGCGCTCCTCACCCAGCGCACCGGCCCGGCCGCGGTGACGGGCGAGGCGCTCGCCAACGGCTTCTCCGACTATTTCACGATGCTCAACCAGCGCGATCGGGGCATCGGGGGCCAGCGCATCGCCGTCGCCGAGTGCGAGACCGGCGGAAGCGTTGAGCGCGGGCTGTCCTGCTACGAGGCCGCCAAGGCGCAGGGCGTCGTCGCCGTCAATCCGGGGGGCGCCGACCTCGCCCTGGCGCTCCTCAACGCCAGCGCGGCGGACCGCATCCCCCTGGTGACCGTCGCGGCGGGGCCCTCGGTCACGGCTCTCGGCCGCATCTTCCCCTATGCCTTCGCGCCTCCCGCGACCGTCTGGGACGGGCTGAGCATCGCGCTCGCCTATCTCATCGACGAGCTCGACGGACCGGAGAACCTGCAGGGACGGCGCATCGCCTACCTCCACCGGGACAGCGCGGCGGGCCGCGATCCGGTCCGCATGCTGGAGGGGCTTGCGGAGGAGTTCGGCTTCAGCTTGCGCAGCTACGCCCTGCCGGACGCGCCGGAGGGCAAGGCCGCCGATGTCTGGCGCGCCGCCAAGGCGGCCTCCCCCGACTACCTGCTCCTCGACGGCTCGGCCGGGTTCGCGGGCGATCCGGTCACGGATGCGGCTGCGGCGGGAATCCCGCTCGGCCGCGTCATCGCGCTCGGCGGGCCAGGGATCGAGGCCCTGCGCCGGGCGGGGCCGGCCGCGAAGGGATTCAAGGAGATCACGTGGCACGCGGCCACGGACAGCTTCCCGGCCTTCGATCAGATGGACCTCCTCGTCATCGATGCGGGCCTCTCCCGCACCGAGAAGGACCGGGCGACCGGCCTCCTGTACAACCGGGGCGTCTATGCGGCGGTGGTGATGGCGGAGGGCATCCGCAACGCGCAGCGTCTCGCCGGGCGCCGGATCGTCGACGGCGACGCCGTGCAGCGCGGGCTCGAGGCCGTGAACCTCGACGGGGCGCGCTGGAAGGAACTCGGCCTGACCGGGTTCGCGGCGAGCCTGCGGCTCTCCTGCACCAATCACAGCGGCCATCTGGCGGGCTTCGTGCTCGAGTGGAACGGCGCCAAGTGGGTGCAGGTGAGCGACAAGATCGCGCCCCTGCGCCAGCGCCTGCGTCCCCGGCTCGATTCCGCGGCGACGGAGTTCGTCGCCCGCGCCGCGACCGAGACGGGACAGCCCTGGCCGGAGCGACCGGCGCCCTGCGACCGGACCTAA
- a CDS encoding MFS family transporter — MTTTTTAQATAADALASQNPTIAAYDTRARIRAIIGSSSGNLVEWYDFYAYAFTAIYFKDAFFPGSDPTVQLINTAAVFAIGFLMRPIGGWLFGRVADRFGRKTSMLISVLMMCLGSLVIAVLPTYGQIGLLAPVLLLLARMVQGLSVGGEYGTSATYMSEVALKGRRGFYGSFQYVTLIGGQLLASLVVVLVTLALSDQEMSAWGWRIPFFIGALAAVVALYLRRSLHETSTEQTRGSREAGSVRALWHHHRRAFLTVLGYTAGGSLIFYTFTTYMQKYLVNTTHMDKKTANLVMTAVLFTYMVVQPLFGLFADRFGRKTAMLIFGASTTLLTVPLLHAIGSAKDPILAYGLITAALLCVSFYTSISGLVKAEMFPAEVRALGVGLSYAIANAIFGGSAEFVALQFKDLGVETWFFWYVTGMCAIAFLTSLQMPDSRRSGYLQGDGTA, encoded by the coding sequence ATGACCACCACGACCACAGCCCAGGCCACCGCCGCCGACGCCCTCGCGTCGCAGAACCCGACCATCGCCGCCTACGACACCCGGGCGCGCATCCGGGCCATCATCGGCTCGTCGTCGGGCAATCTCGTCGAGTGGTACGATTTCTATGCCTATGCCTTCACGGCGATCTATTTCAAGGACGCGTTCTTCCCCGGCTCCGACCCGACGGTCCAGCTCATCAACACCGCGGCGGTCTTCGCCATCGGCTTCCTGATGCGGCCGATCGGCGGATGGCTGTTCGGCCGCGTCGCCGACCGGTTCGGCCGCAAGACCTCGATGCTGATCTCCGTCCTGATGATGTGCCTCGGCTCGCTCGTTATCGCGGTGCTGCCGACCTACGGGCAGATCGGCCTCCTCGCCCCGGTGCTGCTGCTTCTCGCCCGCATGGTGCAGGGGCTCTCGGTCGGCGGCGAGTACGGCACCAGCGCGACCTACATGAGCGAGGTGGCGCTGAAGGGCCGGCGCGGCTTCTACGGCTCGTTCCAGTACGTCACGCTGATCGGCGGGCAGTTGCTCGCCTCGCTCGTCGTCGTCCTGGTGACCCTCGCGCTCAGCGACCAGGAGATGTCCGCCTGGGGGTGGCGCATCCCCTTCTTCATCGGCGCGCTCGCCGCTGTGGTCGCCCTCTATCTCCGGCGCTCCCTGCACGAGACCTCGACGGAGCAGACCCGCGGCTCACGGGAAGCCGGCAGCGTGCGGGCGCTCTGGCACCATCACCGCCGCGCCTTCCTGACGGTGCTCGGCTACACCGCCGGCGGCTCGCTGATCTTCTACACCTTCACCACCTATATGCAGAAATACCTCGTCAACACGACGCACATGGACAAGAAGACCGCCAACCTGGTGATGACGGCGGTCCTGTTCACCTACATGGTGGTGCAGCCGCTGTTCGGGCTCTTCGCCGATAGGTTCGGCCGCAAGACCGCGATGCTGATCTTCGGCGCCTCGACCACATTGCTGACGGTGCCGCTGCTGCACGCGATCGGCTCCGCCAAGGATCCGATCCTCGCCTATGGCCTGATCACGGCGGCGCTGCTCTGCGTGTCGTTCTACACCTCGATCAGCGGCCTCGTGAAAGCCGAGATGTTCCCGGCCGAGGTGCGCGCGCTCGGTGTCGGCCTCTCCTACGCCATCGCCAACGCGATCTTCGGCGGCTCGGCCGAGTTCGTGGCGCTGCAGTTCAAGGATCTGGGCGTGGAGACCTGGTTCTTCTGGTACGTGACGGGCATGTGCGCCATCGCGTTCCTGACCTCCCTGCAGATGCCCGACAGCCGCCGCTCCGGCTACCTGCAGGGCGACGGCACCGCCTGA
- the acs gene encoding acetate--CoA ligase: MNHRIVAVPDAVRARAHIDEAKYKAWYDASINDPEGFWREHGKRIDWFKPYTRVKETSFGPDNVSIRWFADGITNVAHNCIDRHLASRGDQVAIIWEGDDPADTRRITYRELHAQVGRMANVLRNRGVAKGDRVTIYLPMIPEAAVAMLACARLGAIHSVVFGGFSPDSLAGRIQGCASRLIITADEGLRGGRTVPLKANVDAAIARLPADSVDHVIVVRRTGGAVAMEPGRDVYYDAAAREVTEECPAAHVEAEHPLFLLYTSGSTGQPKGVVHTTGGYLVYAAMTHQYVFDYHEGDVYWCTADVGWVTGHSYIVYGPLANGATTLMFEGIPTYPSVARFWEVVDKHQVSIFYTAPTAIRSLMSAGAEPVQRTSRASLRILGSVGEPINPEAWEWYYRVVGEERCPIVDTWWQTETGGILISPLPGATPLKPGSATRPFFGVKPVVVDGDNRVLEGACEGNLCLDESWPGQMRTVWGDHARFVQTYFSTFPGRYFSGDGCRRDEDGDYWITGRVDDVINVSGHRMGTAEVESALVAHPQVSEAAVVGYPHSLKGQGIYAYVTLMQGVEPSEALRKELVAWVRREIGPIASPDLIQFAPGLPKTRSGKIMRRILRKIAEDDFAALGDTSTLADPAVVDDLIENRQNRAG, from the coding sequence ATGAACCATCGGATCGTCGCGGTGCCGGACGCGGTGCGTGCGCGGGCTCACATTGACGAAGCCAAGTACAAGGCGTGGTACGACGCCTCGATCAACGATCCGGAGGGGTTCTGGCGCGAGCACGGCAAGCGGATCGACTGGTTCAAGCCCTATACCAGGGTCAAGGAGACCAGCTTCGGACCCGACAACGTCTCCATCCGCTGGTTTGCCGACGGCATCACCAACGTCGCCCACAACTGCATCGACCGCCACCTCGCCAGCCGCGGCGACCAGGTCGCCATCATCTGGGAGGGCGACGATCCCGCCGACACCCGCCGCATCACCTACCGCGAGCTGCACGCCCAGGTCGGCCGCATGGCCAACGTCCTGCGCAACCGCGGCGTCGCCAAGGGCGACCGCGTCACCATCTACCTGCCCATGATCCCCGAAGCCGCCGTCGCCATGCTGGCCTGCGCCCGGCTCGGCGCCATCCATTCGGTGGTGTTCGGCGGCTTCTCCCCGGATTCCCTCGCCGGCCGCATCCAGGGCTGCGCCTCGCGCCTGATCATCACCGCCGACGAGGGCCTGCGCGGCGGCCGCACGGTCCCGCTCAAGGCCAATGTCGATGCGGCCATCGCCCGCCTGCCCGCCGACAGCGTCGACCATGTCATCGTGGTGCGCCGCACCGGCGGCGCCGTCGCCATGGAGCCGGGGCGCGACGTCTACTACGACGCCGCCGCCCGCGAGGTCACCGAGGAGTGCCCGGCCGCCCATGTCGAGGCCGAGCATCCGCTCTTCCTGCTCTACACCTCCGGCTCGACCGGCCAGCCCAAGGGCGTGGTCCACACCACCGGCGGCTATCTGGTCTATGCCGCCATGACCCACCAGTACGTCTTCGACTACCACGAGGGCGACGTCTACTGGTGCACCGCCGATGTCGGCTGGGTCACCGGGCACAGCTACATCGTCTACGGGCCGCTCGCCAACGGCGCCACCACCCTGATGTTCGAGGGCATCCCGACCTATCCGTCGGTCGCCCGGTTCTGGGAGGTGGTCGACAAGCACCAGGTCAGCATCTTCTACACCGCCCCGACCGCCATCCGCTCGCTGATGAGCGCCGGCGCGGAGCCGGTGCAGCGGACCTCGCGCGCCTCCCTGCGCATCCTCGGCTCGGTCGGCGAGCCGATCAACCCGGAGGCCTGGGAATGGTACTACCGGGTGGTCGGCGAGGAGCGCTGCCCGATCGTCGACACCTGGTGGCAGACCGAGACCGGCGGCATCCTGATCAGCCCGCTGCCCGGCGCCACCCCGCTCAAGCCCGGCTCGGCCACCCGGCCGTTCTTCGGCGTCAAGCCGGTGGTGGTCGACGGCGACAACCGGGTGCTGGAGGGTGCTTGCGAGGGCAATCTCTGCCTGGACGAGTCCTGGCCCGGCCAGATGCGCACCGTCTGGGGCGACCATGCGCGCTTCGTGCAGACCTATTTCTCGACCTTCCCGGGCCGCTACTTCTCGGGCGACGGCTGCCGGCGGGATGAGGATGGCGACTACTGGATCACCGGCCGGGTGGACGACGTCATCAACGTCTCGGGCCACCGGATGGGCACGGCGGAGGTCGAATCCGCCCTGGTGGCGCATCCGCAGGTCTCGGAGGCGGCGGTGGTGGGCTATCCCCACAGCCTCAAGGGCCAGGGCATCTACGCCTACGTGACGCTGATGCAGGGGGTGGAGCCCTCGGAGGCGCTGCGCAAGGAGCTGGTCGCCTGGGTGCGCCGGGAGATCGGCCCGATCGCCTCGCCCGACCTGATCCAGTTCGCCCCCGGCCTGCCCAAGACCCGCTCGGGCAAGATCATGCGCCGCATCCTGCGCAAGATCGCCGAGGACGATTTTGCCGCGCTCGGCGACACCTCGACCCTGGCGGATCCGGCGGTGGTCGACGACCTGATCGAGAACCGGCAGAACCGCGCCGGCTGA
- a CDS encoding DUF485 domain-containing protein, which yields MSGLDTARILHNPKFRELVEQRTRFGWVLSGVMLGIYLGFILLVAFAKGFLALKIGAGVTSLGILLGLGVILAAFGLTGLYVQRANGRFDDLTRALARDLAR from the coding sequence ATGTCCGGCCTGGACACTGCGCGCATCCTGCACAACCCGAAGTTCCGCGAGCTGGTGGAGCAGCGGACGCGGTTCGGCTGGGTGCTCTCCGGCGTGATGCTGGGGATCTATCTCGGCTTCATCCTGCTGGTGGCCTTCGCCAAGGGCTTTCTCGCCCTGAAGATCGGCGCGGGCGTGACCTCGCTCGGCATCCTGCTCGGCCTCGGCGTGATCCTGGCGGCCTTCGGGCTCACCGGTCTGTATGTGCAGCGCGCCAACGGCCGCTTCGACGACCTCACCCGCGCCCTCGCCCGGGACCTCGCCCGATGA
- a CDS encoding cation acetate symporter, whose product MIRRGLPLLLLLLAALAATAAAAAGPDLGAVQKQGLNWTAIGMFLLFVLGTLGITYRAAAQTRSAADFYAAGGGISAGQNALAIAGDYMSAASFLGISGLVFASGFDGLIYSIGFLVGWPIVLFLIAERLRNLGKFTFADVASFRLDQTRIRLLSATGTLVVVAFYLIAQMVGAGKLIQLLFGLDYLYAVVLVGLLMIVYVAFGGMKATTWVQIIKACLLLAGASFMAAAVLWRYGFNPEALFAAAVQEHPQHDAIMAPGGLVSDPISALSLGLGLMFGTAGLPHILMRFFTVADARAARKSVFYATGLIAYFYILTFIIGFGAITFLMSDPGYFKPGPEGAYDRVAGLIGGTNMAAIHLANATGGALFLGFISAVAFATILAVVAGLTLAGASAVSHDLYAQVLARGRTSEQQEVRLSKLAAVAIGLVAIGLGYVFENQNVAFMVGLAFAVAASCNFPVLAMSILWKGTTTTGALVGGLIGLVSAVVMVVLSKAVWVATLGFATALFPYDNPALFSMPVAFLAIWAVSSLDASARARRERDSFEAQYVRSETGIGAAAAHAH is encoded by the coding sequence ATGATCCGCCGCGGCCTGCCCCTCCTTCTTCTCCTCCTGGCGGCGCTCGCCGCCACCGCCGCCGCGGCGGCCGGGCCGGATCTCGGCGCCGTGCAGAAGCAGGGCCTGAACTGGACGGCGATCGGCATGTTCCTGCTGTTCGTGCTCGGCACGCTCGGCATCACCTACCGGGCCGCCGCCCAGACCCGCTCGGCGGCGGATTTCTACGCCGCCGGCGGCGGCATCTCGGCCGGCCAGAACGCGCTCGCCATCGCGGGCGACTACATGTCGGCGGCCTCGTTTCTGGGCATCTCGGGCCTGGTCTTCGCCTCGGGCTTCGACGGGCTGATCTACTCGATCGGCTTCCTGGTCGGCTGGCCGATCGTGCTGTTCCTGATCGCCGAGCGCCTGCGCAACCTGGGCAAGTTCACCTTCGCGGACGTGGCCTCGTTCCGGCTCGACCAGACCCGGATCCGCCTGCTGTCGGCCACCGGCACGCTGGTGGTGGTGGCCTTCTACCTGATCGCCCAGATGGTGGGCGCGGGCAAGCTGATCCAGCTGCTGTTTGGGCTCGACTACCTCTATGCGGTGGTGCTGGTCGGGCTGCTGATGATCGTCTACGTGGCCTTCGGCGGCATGAAGGCGACGACCTGGGTGCAGATCATCAAGGCCTGCCTGCTGTTGGCGGGGGCCAGCTTCATGGCGGCGGCGGTGCTGTGGCGCTACGGCTTCAACCCGGAGGCGCTGTTTGCGGCCGCGGTGCAGGAGCATCCCCAGCACGACGCCATCATGGCGCCGGGCGGGCTGGTCAGCGACCCGATCTCGGCCCTCTCGCTGGGCCTGGGGCTGATGTTCGGCACCGCCGGGCTGCCGCACATCCTGATGCGGTTCTTCACGGTGGCGGATGCGCGGGCGGCGCGCAAGTCGGTGTTCTACGCCACCGGCCTGATCGCCTATTTCTACATCCTGACCTTCATCATCGGGTTTGGGGCGATCACCTTCCTGATGAGCGATCCGGGCTACTTCAAGCCGGGGCCGGAGGGGGCCTACGACCGGGTGGCGGGGCTGATCGGCGGGACCAACATGGCGGCGATCCACCTGGCCAACGCCACCGGCGGGGCGCTGTTTCTGGGCTTCATCTCGGCGGTGGCGTTTGCGACCATCCTGGCGGTGGTGGCGGGCCTGACGCTGGCGGGGGCCTCGGCGGTGAGCCACGACCTCTACGCGCAGGTGCTGGCGCGGGGCCGGACCTCGGAGCAGCAGGAGGTGCGGCTGTCGAAGCTGGCGGCGGTGGCGATCGGGCTGGTGGCGATCGGGCTGGGCTACGTGTTCGAGAACCAGAACGTGGCCTTCATGGTGGGGCTGGCCTTCGCGGTGGCGGCGAGCTGCAACTTCCCGGTTCTGGCGATGTCGATCCTGTGGAAGGGGACGACCACGACCGGGGCGCTGGTGGGCGGGCTGATCGGGCTGGTGAGCGCGGTGGTGATGGTGGTGCTGTCGAAGGCGGTGTGGGTGGCGACGCTGGGGTTTGCGACGGCGCTGTTTCCGTACGACAACCCGGCGCTGTTCTCGATGCCCGTGGCCTTCCTGGCGATCTGGGCGGTGTCGTCGCTCGATGCCAGCGCCCGGGCGCGCCGGGAGCGCGACAGCTTCGAGGCGCAGTATGTCCGCTCCGAGACCGGCATCGGCGCCGCCGCCGCTCACGCCCATTGA
- a CDS encoding undecaprenyl-phosphate glucose phosphotransferase, giving the protein MTAFNVRDILKTAAAQPAQAGPRAAMPPAENLVPPRSGGPLSPIVLTGCVRAGEFALIAVTGILVQLVLLRGIIPLHAGYLAAIFGLAGLNVAVLQAAGTYGIRAFRAFFSVGLRVVLGWSLVVLLAATVLFFAKLGDHYSRLWLGVFFVVGLVLLLAGRLILSVIVTAQMRRGRFDRRTAIVGGGEPAEALIEALEWQPDSGIRIVGVFDDRSDGRSSDVVAGYPKLGTVSDLVIYARNTRLDLIVFTLPISAEARILQMLSKLWVLPIDIRLSAHASKLRLRPRSYSYLGSVPVLDLFDKPIADWDVVVKTLFDRVVGGLLLIAFAPVMLAVALAVRLTSRGPVLFRQKRYGFNNELIEVYKFRSMYVDQSDAGAARLVTKNDPRVTPVGRFIRKTSLDELPQLFNVLKGDLSLVGPRPHALQAKAANTLYDQVVDGYFARHKVKPGLTGWAQINGWRGETDTSEKIQRRVEHDLYYIENWSVFFDLQILAMTPFALLKTENAY; this is encoded by the coding sequence ATGACTGCGTTCAACGTTCGCGACATCCTGAAAACGGCCGCAGCCCAGCCGGCGCAGGCAGGCCCGCGGGCGGCGATGCCCCCGGCCGAGAACCTCGTTCCGCCCCGGAGTGGAGGCCCGCTGTCGCCGATCGTGCTCACCGGCTGCGTCCGCGCCGGGGAGTTCGCCCTCATCGCGGTCACCGGCATCCTGGTGCAGCTCGTCCTGCTGCGCGGGATCATCCCCCTGCATGCGGGGTATCTCGCGGCGATCTTCGGGCTTGCGGGGCTCAACGTGGCGGTACTGCAGGCCGCCGGCACCTACGGCATCCGCGCCTTCCGGGCCTTCTTCTCGGTGGGCTTGCGGGTGGTGCTCGGATGGTCGCTGGTCGTCCTGCTCGCAGCGACCGTGCTGTTCTTCGCCAAGCTCGGCGATCACTATTCCCGCCTGTGGCTCGGCGTGTTCTTCGTCGTGGGACTGGTGCTCCTGCTCGCCGGGCGGCTCATCCTGTCGGTCATCGTGACCGCGCAGATGCGGCGCGGCCGCTTCGACCGCCGCACCGCGATCGTGGGCGGGGGCGAGCCTGCCGAGGCGCTGATCGAGGCGCTCGAATGGCAGCCGGATTCGGGGATCCGCATCGTCGGCGTGTTCGACGACCGCTCGGACGGGCGCTCCTCGGATGTGGTCGCGGGATATCCGAAGCTCGGCACCGTGAGCGATCTCGTGATCTACGCGCGCAACACGCGGCTCGACCTCATCGTCTTCACCCTGCCGATCTCGGCCGAGGCCCGCATCCTGCAGATGCTGTCGAAGCTCTGGGTGCTGCCCATCGACATCCGCCTCTCGGCGCATGCGAGCAAGCTCAGGCTGCGCCCGCGCAGCTACTCCTATCTCGGCTCCGTGCCGGTGCTCGACCTGTTCGACAAGCCCATCGCCGACTGGGACGTGGTGGTGAAGACCCTGTTCGACCGCGTCGTCGGTGGCCTTCTTCTGATCGCCTTCGCGCCCGTGATGCTGGCGGTCGCGCTCGCCGTGAGGCTGACCTCGCGGGGACCGGTCCTCTTCCGGCAGAAGCGCTACGGCTTCAACAACGAGCTGATCGAGGTCTACAAGTTCCGGTCGATGTATGTCGACCAGAGCGACGCGGGCGCGGCCAGGCTGGTCACGAAGAACGATCCGCGGGTGACGCCGGTCGGGCGCTTCATCCGCAAGACCTCCCTCGACGAGCTGCCGCAGCTGTTCAACGTGCTGAAGGGCGACCTGTCGCTGGTGGGGCCGCGGCCGCACGCGCTCCAGGCCAAGGCCGCCAACACCCTGTACGATCAGGTCGTCGACGGCTATTTCGCCCGCCACAAGGTCAAGCCGGGTCTCACCGGCTGGGCCCAGATCAACGGCTGGCGCGGCGAGACCGACACCAGCGAGAAGATCCAGCGCCGTGTCGAGCACGACCTCTACTACATCGAGAACTGGTCGGTGTTCTTCGACCTGCAGATCCTGGCGATGACGCCCTTCGCGCTGCTGAAGACCGAGAACGCCTATTGA
- a CDS encoding glycosyltransferase yields the protein MAAPQLRSIDPSPGPVPPQVAPAPRERILHVFRAPVGGLFRHVLDVARLQVAAGHAVGIFCDSSTGGTRAEAVLAELVPRLALGLTRVPMRRNPHPLDLAALARLHRVVGRTAPTVLHGHGSKGGLFARLVARPAGVPDAIRAYTPHGGSFNYRPGTVLHGLYMTAEAMLTRRTDVFLFESAYIAGRYREYVGEADRLVRIVPNGIDAAEFAPIAPAPERHDLVYIGELREAKGVTVLFDALARIRHGPGRRLTLLVVGSGPDEADLRERAERLSLGDVIRFEPPQPIRDALCRGTVMVVPSFAESLPYVVLEAAAAAQPLVATGVGGIPEIFGPAAGALVPPRDVEALARALLRKLDQSEEERRNEAAGLSAFIRSRFSMQRMADGVAAGYGAARETRRASLGRAPAPDTAAAPR from the coding sequence GTGGCCGCGCCCCAACTCCGTTCCATCGATCCATCGCCGGGCCCCGTCCCGCCGCAGGTCGCGCCCGCGCCGCGGGAGCGCATCCTCCATGTCTTCCGGGCCCCGGTCGGCGGCCTGTTTCGCCATGTGCTGGATGTCGCCCGCCTGCAGGTCGCGGCGGGACACGCGGTCGGCATCTTCTGCGATTCCAGCACGGGCGGCACCCGGGCCGAGGCCGTGCTCGCCGAACTCGTGCCGCGGCTTGCGCTCGGCCTGACCCGCGTGCCGATGCGGCGCAATCCGCACCCGCTCGACCTTGCGGCGCTCGCCCGCCTGCACCGCGTCGTCGGCCGGACTGCCCCGACCGTCCTGCATGGGCACGGATCGAAGGGCGGGCTGTTCGCGCGGCTCGTCGCGAGGCCCGCCGGCGTGCCGGACGCGATTCGCGCCTACACGCCCCATGGCGGCAGCTTCAACTACCGTCCGGGCACGGTGCTTCACGGCCTCTACATGACGGCCGAGGCGATGCTGACCCGGCGCACCGACGTGTTCCTGTTCGAGAGTGCCTATATTGCGGGGCGCTACCGCGAATATGTCGGCGAGGCCGACCGGCTGGTCCGGATCGTCCCGAACGGCATCGACGCCGCCGAGTTTGCGCCGATCGCGCCGGCGCCCGAGCGGCACGACCTCGTCTATATCGGGGAATTGCGGGAGGCGAAGGGCGTGACGGTGCTGTTCGACGCCCTCGCGCGCATCCGGCACGGGCCTGGCCGCCGCCTCACCCTGCTGGTCGTCGGCTCGGGCCCCGACGAGGCGGATCTTAGGGAGCGCGCCGAGCGTCTCTCCCTCGGCGACGTGATCCGGTTCGAGCCGCCCCAGCCGATCCGGGACGCCCTCTGCCGCGGCACGGTGATGGTCGTGCCCTCCTTCGCGGAATCGCTTCCCTACGTGGTCCTGGAGGCTGCGGCGGCGGCTCAGCCCCTCGTCGCGACGGGTGTCGGCGGCATCCCGGAGATCTTCGGCCCTGCTGCGGGCGCGCTGGTGCCGCCGCGCGACGTGGAGGCGCTGGCTCGGGCCCTCCTGCGCAAGCTCGACCAGTCCGAGGAGGAGCGCCGGAACGAGGCCGCGGGGCTGAGCGCCTTCATCCGCAGCCGCTTCTCGATGCAGCGCATGGCCGATGGCGTGGCCGCCGGCTACGGCGCCGCCCGCGAGACGCGGCGCGCTTCCCTCGGCCGCGCTCCGGCTCCCGACACCGCGGCAGCGCCGCGTTAA
- a CDS encoding polysaccharide biosynthesis/export family protein: MNRRVLLTGLAATLALGGCMHPGYRTEYLDAAVTGSTGAQYALAAGDRLRVIVFGQDNLSNLYTVDGGGRIIMPLIGPVPVGGGTTLQAARAIEARLRDGFVREPHVTVEIDLYRPFFILGEVTTSGQYPYVNGMTVETAVAIAAGFAPRAARDHAVLTRQTRDGLVSGIVPMTYPVRPGDTILIKERWF; encoded by the coding sequence ATGAATCGACGCGTTCTCCTGACCGGTCTCGCCGCCACGCTGGCGCTCGGCGGCTGCATGCATCCCGGATATCGGACCGAGTATCTCGACGCGGCCGTCACCGGCTCGACCGGGGCGCAATACGCTCTCGCGGCCGGCGACAGGCTGCGGGTGATCGTCTTCGGGCAGGACAATCTCTCCAACCTCTACACGGTCGATGGAGGCGGGCGGATCATCATGCCGCTGATCGGGCCCGTGCCGGTGGGCGGGGGGACCACGCTGCAGGCGGCGCGGGCCATCGAGGCGCGCCTGCGCGACGGTTTCGTGCGCGAGCCGCACGTGACCGTCGAGATCGACCTCTACCGGCCCTTCTTCATTCTGGGCGAGGTCACGACCTCGGGGCAGTACCCCTACGTGAACGGCATGACGGTGGAGACCGCGGTGGCGATCGCGGCGGGGTTCGCGCCCCGGGCGGCCCGCGACCATGCGGTGCTGACCCGCCAGACCCGCGACGGCCTCGTCTCGGGGATCGTGCCGATGACCTATCCGGTGCGTCCCGGAGACACCATCCTCATCAAGGAGCGGTGGTTCTGA